Proteins encoded within one genomic window of Bacillus thuringiensis:
- the hisS gene encoding histidine--tRNA ligase → MSIQIPRGTQDILPGTVELWQYIEGQAREICRRYNYKEIRTPIFEHTELFLRGVGDTTDIVQKEMYSFQDRGERSLTLRPEGTAPVVRSYVENKMFGDATQPTKLYYIGQMFRYERPQAGRYRQFVQFGIEAIGSNDPAIDAEVIALAVEFYRGMGLKNIKVVLNSLGDAASRQAHRDALIAHFEPRIGEFCSDCQSRLEKNPLRILDCKKDRNHELMGTAPSITEYLNEDSAVYYDKVQELLTMMDVPFEKDPNLVRGLDYYQHTVFEIMSEAEGFGAITTLSGGGRYNGLVQEIGGPEMPGIGFAMSIERLIMALKAENIELPIEHSIDCYVVALGEKAKDHATKVAFDLRKAGLSVEKDYLDRKMKAQFKSADRLKAKFVAVLGEDELDKGIINLKDMATGEQEEVALDVFASYVAEKLI, encoded by the coding sequence ATGTCTATTCAAATCCCACGCGGAACGCAAGATATTCTTCCAGGCACTGTTGAGTTATGGCAGTATATCGAAGGGCAAGCACGCGAAATTTGCCGTCGTTACAATTATAAAGAAATTCGTACACCAATTTTTGAACACACTGAGCTATTTTTACGTGGTGTTGGTGATACGACAGATATCGTACAAAAAGAAATGTATTCATTCCAAGATCGTGGAGAGCGTAGTTTAACATTACGTCCAGAAGGTACGGCACCAGTTGTACGCTCTTACGTTGAAAACAAAATGTTCGGTGACGCAACACAACCAACGAAATTATACTATATCGGTCAAATGTTCCGTTACGAAAGACCACAAGCAGGTCGCTATCGTCAATTTGTACAATTCGGTATTGAAGCAATCGGCAGTAACGATCCTGCAATTGATGCAGAAGTAATTGCACTTGCTGTAGAGTTTTACCGAGGCATGGGCTTGAAAAATATTAAAGTTGTATTAAACAGTTTAGGTGATGCGGCGAGCCGTCAAGCGCACCGTGATGCGTTAATCGCACACTTCGAGCCACGTATTGGTGAGTTCTGTTCTGATTGTCAATCTCGTTTAGAAAAGAACCCTCTTCGTATTTTAGATTGTAAGAAGGACCGTAACCATGAATTAATGGGAACAGCACCATCTATTACAGAATACTTAAACGAAGATTCAGCAGTATACTACGACAAAGTTCAAGAGTTATTAACGATGATGGATGTTCCATTTGAAAAAGATCCAAACTTAGTACGGGGTTTAGACTACTACCAACATACTGTTTTTGAAATTATGAGTGAGGCAGAAGGTTTCGGTGCTATTACTACATTAAGCGGTGGTGGTCGTTATAACGGACTTGTACAAGAAATCGGTGGACCAGAAATGCCAGGTATCGGTTTTGCGATGAGTATCGAGCGTTTAATCATGGCGCTAAAAGCTGAAAACATCGAATTACCAATTGAACATAGTATCGATTGTTACGTTGTAGCGCTTGGTGAAAAAGCAAAAGACCATGCTACAAAGGTTGCGTTTGATCTTCGTAAAGCTGGATTATCAGTTGAAAAAGATTATTTAGATCGCAAAATGAAAGCACAATTTAAATCAGCAGATCGTCTAAAAGCGAAATTTGTAGCTGTATTAGGGGAAGATGAGCTAGATAAAGGCATCATTAACTTAAAAGATATGGCAACAGGTGAACAAGAAGAAGTAGCATTAGATGTATTTGCTTCATACGTAGCAGAGAAATTAATATAG
- a CDS encoding alpha/beta fold hydrolase encodes METFVLVHGAWDGGYVWKRLAELLRKDGHSVYTPTLTGLGERTHLMQPNIGLKTFIQDIVNTIKYEGLKDVILVGHSYSGMVITGVAEVIPEFIKELVYVDAMLPENGDSVMDISGPEMAAHFIEEVKVYGEGWRVLPRNTIDEKKSAMSLLAFTQSVEIKNSKAQCIPHIYVEVKDNPEHWPMTSIFLESVKKARDRKWEVFSIEVGGHWVMETNPEALVRILNQCVEAV; translated from the coding sequence ATGGAAACATTTGTACTCGTTCATGGAGCATGGGATGGTGGTTATGTTTGGAAAAGACTAGCTGAACTTTTAAGGAAAGATGGTCATAGTGTATATACTCCTACCTTAACTGGACTTGGGGAACGAACGCATCTTATGCAACCTAATATAGGATTGAAAACATTTATTCAAGACATTGTTAATACCATTAAATATGAGGGGCTAAAAGATGTAATTTTAGTAGGGCATAGCTATTCTGGGATGGTAATTACAGGAGTGGCAGAAGTGATTCCCGAGTTTATTAAGGAGCTAGTATACGTGGATGCAATGCTTCCGGAAAATGGTGATTCTGTCATGGATATTTCTGGACCAGAAATGGCCGCACATTTTATAGAAGAAGTAAAAGTATACGGGGAGGGATGGCGTGTTCTTCCTAGAAATACAATAGATGAAAAAAAATCAGCGATGTCATTGTTGGCTTTTACACAATCGGTTGAAATAAAAAACTCTAAAGCGCAATGTATACCGCATATATATGTAGAAGTAAAGGATAATCCAGAACATTGGCCAATGACGTCTATATTTTTAGAATCAGTAAAAAAAGCAAGAGATAGAAAATGGGAAGTTTTTTCTATTGAAGTTGGTGGGCATTGGGTAATGGAAACTAATCCAGAGGCGTTGGTTCGTATATTGAATCAGTGTGTAGAAGCAGTTTAA
- a CDS encoding D-tyrosyl-tRNA(Tyr) deacylase, which translates to MRVVLQRSKEASVTVDGEIVGQIPFGLTLLVGITHEDTEKDATYIAEKIANLRIFEDESGKMNHSVLDVEGQVLSISQFTLYGDCRKGRRPNFMDAAKPDYAERLYDFFNEEVRKQGLHVETGKFGAMMDVSLINDGPVTLIVESK; encoded by the coding sequence ATGAGAGTTGTTTTACAACGATCAAAAGAAGCGTCTGTCACAGTAGACGGTGAGATCGTAGGACAAATTCCGTTCGGTTTAACATTACTAGTTGGCATTACGCATGAAGATACAGAAAAAGATGCAACTTACATTGCAGAAAAAATTGCGAACTTACGTATATTTGAAGATGAGAGCGGAAAGATGAACCATTCTGTACTTGATGTAGAAGGACAAGTTCTATCAATTTCGCAATTCACATTATACGGAGATTGCCGCAAGGGAAGACGTCCAAACTTTATGGATGCTGCGAAACCTGACTATGCAGAGCGTTTATACGATTTCTTTAATGAAGAGGTTCGTAAACAAGGTCTGCATGTAGAAACGGGGAAGTTCGGAGCAATGATGGATGTTTCATTAATTAATGATGGTCCGGTGACCTTAATTGTGGAAAGTAAATAG
- the relA gene encoding GTP diphosphokinase produces MANEQVLTAEQVLEKASQYLADEDIELVARAYEYARDAHSEQYRKSGEPYIIHPIQVAGILVDLHMDPATVSAGFLHDVVEDTEITLEDIEREFNKEIAMLVDGVTKLGKIKYKSHEQQQAENHRKMFIAMAQDIRVILIKLADRLHNMRTLKHLPQEKQRRIANETLEIFAPLAHRLGISTIKWELEDTSLRYLNPQQYYRIVNLMKRKRAEREEYLDEVMTGIREKLDEVAIQPEISGRPKHIYSIYRKMALQNKQFNEIYDLLAVRVVVNSIKDCYAVLGIIHTCWKPMPGRFKDYIAMPKANLYQSLHTTVIGPKGDPLEVQIRTKEMHEIAEFGIAAHWAYKEGKTAETTGTLEKKLTWFRQILEWQNEASNAEEFMESLKIDLFSDMVFVFTPKGDVMELPLGSVPIDFAYRVHSEIGNKTIGAKVNGKMVTLDYKLKTGDIIEILTSKHSYGPSQDWVKLAQTSHAKNKIRQFFKKQRRDENIEKGRELVEKEVRGLEYEMKEVLAPDNLKRVAEKFNFANEEDMFAAVGYSGITASQIVTRLTDKFRKQREEEEIVEVKEVRKPMKIRKWDSGVKVSGADNLLIRLSKCCNPVPGDDIVGYITKGRGVSIHRRDCVNVHTEEAIERLLEVEWEGSPEKEIEYNVDIEISGYDRRGLLNEVLQAVTETKTYISAVSGRSDRNKMATINMSISIRNLQHLKKVVERIKRVPEIYAVRRMMH; encoded by the coding sequence ATGGCAAATGAGCAGGTACTAACAGCTGAACAAGTACTCGAGAAAGCAAGTCAATATTTAGCGGATGAAGATATTGAGCTAGTGGCACGTGCCTATGAATATGCACGTGATGCGCATAGCGAACAATACAGAAAATCGGGTGAACCGTACATTATTCATCCAATTCAAGTTGCAGGTATTTTAGTTGATTTACACATGGATCCAGCTACAGTATCAGCAGGTTTCTTACATGATGTAGTGGAAGATACAGAGATTACATTAGAAGATATTGAACGGGAATTTAATAAAGAAATTGCTATGCTTGTCGATGGTGTGACAAAGCTCGGAAAGATTAAATATAAATCTCATGAGCAACAACAAGCAGAAAACCATCGCAAAATGTTTATTGCAATGGCTCAAGATATTCGAGTTATTTTAATTAAACTAGCTGATCGTCTTCATAACATGCGTACATTGAAACATTTGCCTCAAGAGAAGCAACGTCGCATTGCGAATGAAACGTTAGAAATCTTTGCACCTTTAGCACATAGACTCGGAATTAGTACTATTAAATGGGAGCTAGAGGATACGTCACTTCGCTATTTAAATCCACAGCAATATTATCGTATTGTAAATTTAATGAAGCGTAAACGTGCAGAACGTGAAGAGTATTTAGACGAAGTAATGACTGGTATTCGTGAGAAATTAGACGAAGTTGCAATTCAACCTGAAATTTCTGGAAGACCAAAACATATTTACAGTATTTATCGTAAAATGGCATTGCAAAACAAGCAGTTCAATGAAATTTACGATTTATTAGCTGTACGTGTCGTTGTAAATAGTATTAAAGATTGTTATGCAGTGCTAGGAATTATTCATACGTGCTGGAAGCCGATGCCAGGTCGTTTTAAAGATTATATTGCGATGCCGAAAGCGAATCTATATCAATCTCTTCATACGACTGTAATTGGGCCGAAAGGTGATCCACTTGAAGTGCAAATTCGTACGAAAGAAATGCACGAAATTGCAGAATTCGGGATCGCGGCACACTGGGCGTATAAAGAAGGAAAAACAGCAGAAACAACAGGGACATTAGAGAAGAAACTAACATGGTTCCGTCAAATTTTAGAATGGCAAAATGAAGCTTCTAATGCAGAAGAATTTATGGAGTCCTTAAAAATTGATTTATTCTCTGATATGGTATTCGTCTTTACACCGAAAGGCGATGTAATGGAATTGCCACTTGGATCTGTTCCGATTGATTTCGCGTATCGTGTCCATTCGGAAATTGGAAATAAAACAATTGGTGCAAAAGTAAACGGAAAAATGGTGACGCTTGATTATAAATTAAAAACAGGTGACATCATTGAAATATTAACATCAAAACATTCGTATGGCCCAAGTCAAGATTGGGTGAAACTTGCTCAAACATCTCATGCAAAAAACAAAATACGTCAATTCTTTAAGAAGCAACGTAGAGATGAAAATATTGAAAAAGGCCGTGAACTTGTTGAAAAAGAAGTACGTGGTCTAGAGTATGAAATGAAAGAAGTGTTAGCTCCTGACAATTTAAAACGTGTTGCTGAGAAGTTCAATTTTGCAAATGAAGAAGATATGTTTGCAGCAGTTGGATATAGCGGAATTACAGCGTCACAAATTGTTACGAGACTAACGGACAAGTTCCGTAAGCAACGTGAAGAAGAAGAGATTGTTGAAGTTAAAGAAGTTCGTAAACCGATGAAAATTCGAAAATGGGATTCTGGCGTTAAAGTAAGTGGTGCGGATAATTTATTAATTCGCTTATCAAAATGCTGTAACCCAGTACCGGGTGATGATATCGTTGGATATATTACGAAAGGCCGAGGCGTATCAATTCACCGCCGTGATTGTGTAAATGTTCATACAGAAGAAGCTATAGAACGTTTATTAGAAGTAGAGTGGGAAGGTAGCCCTGAAAAAGAAATTGAGTATAACGTTGATATTGAAATTTCAGGTTACGATCGCCGTGGTTTATTAAACGAAGTATTACAAGCTGTTACAGAGACAAAAACGTACATTTCAGCAGTTTCTGGTAGAAGTGACCGTAATAAGATGGCGACAATTAATATGTCAATCTCGATTCGTAACTTACAGCACTTGAAAAAAGTAGTAGAACGCATTAAACGTGTTCCAGAAATTTATGCAGTACGACGCATGATGCATTAA
- a CDS encoding adenine phosphoribosyltransferase has protein sequence MDFKQHIAIVPDYPKEGIVFKDITPLMNDGKAYKAATDAIVEYAKERDIDVVVGPEARGFIIGCPVSYALEVGFAPVRKLGKLPREVITVDYGKEYGKDVLTIHKDAIKPGQRVLITDDLLATGGTIEATIKLVEELGGVVAGIAFLVELTYLDGRKMLDGYDVLVLEKY, from the coding sequence ATGGATTTCAAGCAACATATCGCAATTGTACCGGATTATCCAAAAGAAGGTATCGTGTTTAAAGACATTACACCGTTAATGAATGACGGTAAAGCATACAAAGCAGCAACAGATGCAATCGTTGAGTATGCAAAAGAAAGAGATATCGATGTTGTAGTAGGACCAGAAGCTCGTGGCTTTATTATCGGTTGCCCAGTTTCTTACGCATTAGAAGTAGGATTTGCACCGGTTCGTAAATTAGGAAAATTACCACGTGAAGTAATTACAGTTGACTACGGTAAAGAATATGGTAAAGATGTTTTAACAATCCATAAAGATGCAATTAAGCCAGGTCAACGCGTATTAATTACAGATGACTTATTAGCTACTGGTGGAACAATTGAAGCGACAATTAAGTTAGTTGAAGAACTAGGCGGAGTTGTAGCAGGAATTGCATTCTTAGTAGAGCTTACTTACTTAGATGGTCGTAAAATGTTAGATGGTTACGATGTATTAGTATTAGAAAAATACTAA
- the recJ gene encoding single-stranded-DNA-specific exonuclease RecJ: MLQPKTRWKEKEYNGERVSELASKLQLSPLVVSLFLGRGLDTEDKILDFLNTENQEFHDPFLLEGMDRTVERVNKAIQNGEQILIFGDYDADGVSSTTVLYLALQELGADVEFYIPNRFTEGYGPNEEAFRWAHSAGFSLIITVDTGIAAVHEAKVAKELGVDLIITDHHEPPPELPEAFAIIHPKLDGGVYPFHYLAGVGVAFKVAHALLGRVPEHLLEIAVIGTVADLVSLHGENRLLVKRGLKHMRMTKNIGLKALFKVANVSQSEITEESIGFSIAPRINAVGRLEDAAPAVHLLLSDDPEEAKELAEEIDELNKLRKDIVKQITEEAMAEVETNFPPEENKVLVLAKEGWNPGVIGIVASKLVERFYRPTIVLCIDPVKETAKGSARSIAGFDLFANLSDCRELLPHFGGHPMAAGMTLHMNDVDELRRRLNEQAELILTEEDFIPITAVDAFCKVEDVTLAAIEDMQKLAPFGVGNPKPRIAVKDAELESIRAIGSDGSHLKMALRDGQATLDTIGFGFGAYAKEISPVAKVSVIGEASINEWNNFKKPQLMVQDIAVDAWQLFDWRSMRNVEANVAELPKEKITMVYFSEEVLNKFSLEDYKDHIMHASEVTELNDQYIVLLDLPKGTDELRDLFKVGFPSRIYTLFYQENNHLFSTVPTREHFKWYYSFLSQKAPFSLRQYGAQLCQHKGWSKDTVNFMTQVFFELEFVTIKDGVIFMADKKQKRDLIESNTYREKMNHLQLEKELVYSTYQQLYTWFETIRNHKEVEQLG; the protein is encoded by the coding sequence GTGTTACAACCGAAGACGCGTTGGAAAGAAAAAGAATATAATGGCGAGCGAGTGAGTGAATTAGCAAGTAAATTACAATTATCACCACTTGTCGTTTCGTTATTCCTCGGTAGAGGACTAGATACTGAAGATAAGATTTTAGATTTTTTAAATACAGAAAATCAAGAATTTCATGATCCATTTTTATTAGAAGGAATGGATAGAACGGTAGAACGTGTAAATAAGGCGATTCAAAATGGAGAGCAAATATTAATATTTGGTGACTACGATGCGGACGGAGTAAGTAGTACGACTGTGTTATATCTTGCCTTGCAAGAATTGGGTGCAGATGTAGAATTTTATATTCCAAATCGTTTTACAGAAGGTTATGGACCGAACGAAGAAGCATTTCGTTGGGCGCATAGCGCAGGATTCTCGCTAATTATTACTGTCGATACTGGTATCGCGGCAGTACATGAAGCGAAGGTAGCGAAGGAGCTCGGAGTAGATCTTATTATTACAGATCACCATGAGCCACCACCAGAATTGCCAGAAGCATTTGCGATTATTCATCCGAAATTAGATGGCGGTGTGTATCCATTTCACTATTTAGCTGGTGTAGGTGTTGCGTTTAAAGTTGCGCATGCACTACTGGGCCGTGTACCAGAACATTTATTAGAAATTGCGGTAATTGGTACGGTAGCCGATTTAGTATCACTTCATGGTGAGAATAGATTGCTAGTGAAACGCGGTTTAAAACATATGCGTATGACGAAAAATATCGGACTAAAGGCGTTATTTAAAGTTGCTAACGTTTCGCAAAGTGAAATTACAGAAGAGAGTATTGGCTTCTCAATCGCACCACGTATTAATGCAGTTGGACGTTTAGAAGATGCAGCGCCTGCTGTACATCTTTTATTATCAGATGATCCAGAAGAAGCGAAAGAGCTGGCTGAAGAAATTGATGAGCTGAACAAACTGCGAAAAGATATTGTAAAGCAAATTACAGAAGAAGCTATGGCTGAAGTGGAAACTAATTTCCCGCCTGAAGAAAATAAAGTATTAGTGCTTGCAAAAGAAGGCTGGAATCCAGGTGTAATTGGAATTGTTGCTTCTAAATTAGTTGAACGTTTTTATCGTCCAACGATTGTATTATGCATTGATCCTGTAAAAGAAACTGCAAAAGGTTCAGCACGTAGTATTGCAGGATTCGATTTGTTTGCAAACTTGTCAGATTGTAGAGAGTTATTGCCACACTTCGGAGGGCATCCGATGGCAGCTGGAATGACGCTACATATGAATGATGTAGATGAATTACGCCGTCGCTTAAATGAGCAAGCAGAGTTAATTTTAACAGAAGAAGATTTTATTCCGATTACAGCTGTTGATGCTTTTTGTAAAGTGGAGGACGTAACACTTGCAGCAATTGAGGATATGCAAAAGTTGGCGCCATTTGGTGTTGGAAATCCGAAACCACGTATTGCAGTGAAAGATGCAGAGCTAGAAAGTATTCGTGCAATCGGATCAGACGGTTCTCATTTGAAAATGGCTCTTCGCGATGGACAAGCAACACTGGATACAATCGGATTTGGTTTTGGTGCGTATGCGAAAGAAATTTCTCCAGTTGCAAAGGTATCTGTAATAGGGGAAGCGTCTATCAATGAATGGAATAATTTTAAGAAGCCACAATTAATGGTACAAGATATTGCTGTAGACGCATGGCAATTATTTGATTGGCGTAGTATGCGTAACGTAGAAGCAAATGTAGCAGAACTTCCGAAAGAAAAAATAACAATGGTGTATTTTTCTGAAGAGGTATTGAATAAATTTTCTTTAGAAGACTATAAAGATCATATTATGCATGCATCAGAAGTAACTGAGTTAAATGATCAATACATCGTGTTACTTGATTTGCCAAAAGGAACAGATGAATTACGGGATCTATTTAAAGTGGGATTCCCGTCGCGAATTTATACACTATTTTATCAAGAGAATAATCATTTATTTAGTACTGTTCCAACGAGAGAACACTTTAAATGGTACTATTCGTTCTTGAGCCAAAAAGCACCATTTTCTTTAAGACAATATGGAGCACAACTATGTCAACATAAAGGTTGGTCAAAAGATACAGTAAATTTCATGACACAGGTGTTTTTTGAGTTAGAATTTGTTACAATAAAAGATGGCGTCATTTTTATGGCAGACAAAAAACAAAAGCGTGATTTAATTGAATCGAACACATATCGTGAGAAAATGAACCACTTACAATTAGAAAAAGAATTGGTTTATAGCACATATCAGCAACTATATACATGGTTTGAAACGATTCGTAATCATAAAGAAGTAGAACAGTTAGGGTAA
- a CDS encoding cation diffusion facilitator family transporter, with translation MEKDERFKQAEFGAIVGIVGNIILAIIKAVIGYIGNSKALLADAVHSASDVIGSLAVLFGLRAAKQPPDEDHPYGHGKAESISAIIVAVLLFIVGIEIAISSIKAFSQELEPPKAITIFAVVLSIIVKEGMFQYKFRLGKRVNSDAIIANAYEHRSDVFSSIAALIGICAAIIGGKFGLDWLVYADPIAGLFVSLLVAKMAWSIGAEAIHATLDHVLHEEDVIPLREAVLQIDGVKKIGSLYAREHGHYVIVDIKVSVDPYITVEEGHRIGKHVKETLMKQDNVQNVFVHINPYSPN, from the coding sequence ATGGAAAAAGATGAACGTTTTAAACAGGCCGAGTTTGGTGCTATTGTCGGGATCGTTGGTAATATCATATTAGCGATTATAAAGGCGGTAATTGGTTATATTGGGAACAGTAAAGCGCTATTAGCGGATGCCGTGCATTCTGCATCAGATGTAATTGGTTCGCTAGCTGTACTGTTTGGATTGCGAGCAGCAAAGCAGCCGCCTGATGAAGATCATCCATATGGTCATGGTAAAGCGGAATCAATTTCAGCGATTATTGTTGCGGTATTATTATTTATTGTAGGAATAGAGATAGCGATTTCGTCTATAAAAGCTTTTTCGCAGGAACTAGAACCACCGAAAGCGATTACGATTTTTGCTGTTGTTCTTTCGATTATCGTGAAAGAAGGAATGTTTCAATATAAATTCCGATTAGGGAAAAGGGTAAATAGTGATGCAATTATTGCAAATGCATATGAGCACCGTTCGGATGTATTTTCTTCAATTGCAGCTTTAATCGGTATTTGTGCAGCGATTATTGGTGGTAAGTTTGGATTAGATTGGCTTGTATATGCCGATCCGATTGCAGGATTATTTGTTTCGCTTCTTGTTGCAAAAATGGCATGGAGTATTGGGGCAGAGGCAATTCATGCAACGCTTGATCATGTTCTTCATGAGGAAGATGTTATTCCGCTTAGAGAAGCAGTACTTCAAATAGATGGTGTGAAAAAAATTGGTTCTTTATACGCAAGGGAGCATGGTCATTACGTTATTGTTGATATTAAAGTTTCAGTAGATCCGTACATTACTGTAGAAGAAGGGCATCGCATTGGAAAGCATGTGAAAGAAACGCTTATGAAACAAGATAACGTACAAAATGTGTTTGTACATATAAATCCGTATTCTCCAAATTAA
- the secDF gene encoding protein translocase subunit SecDF: protein MAKRGTRIAAFFLIVLLIGGVIGAAGKDIAKGISLGLDLRGGFEILYEVKPAKKGDKIDREALVSTVGALENRVNVLGVSEPNIQIEGQDRIRVQLAGVQDQQKAREMLSTQAKLTFRDVDDNLLMDGTDLKGGGAKQTFDEQGRASVGLTLKSAEKFREVTEKISKMPPPTNLMVIWLDFEEGKDSYKAESAKPNPKFLSAATVSQVFNQAEVSIVGGNFTVESAKQLSSLLNAGALPVDLKEMYSTSVGAKFGQQALEQTIFASAIGIALIFLFMLVFYRLPGLVAVIMLGLYIFVTLLVFNWMHAVLTLPGIAALVLGVGIAVDANIITYERLKEELKIGKSMMSAFRAGNHRSLATILDANVTTLAAAGVLFVYGNSSVKGFATSLIVSILVGFITNVFGTRFLLGLLVKSRYFDKKPGYFGVKQKDIIPLTKGVVHPPTKFDRINFVNIGHKFLVFSIVVVIAGAIILPIFKLNLGIDFASGTRIDLQSKQAVTVSDVHKDFKELNIDVKEENIVPTGDDNKGFAVRTLGVLSKDEIAKTKTFFHDKYGTDPNVSTVSPTIGKEIARNAFIAVLIASAVIILYVSIRFRFTYALSAVLALLHDAFVMIVIFSIFQLEVDLTFIAAVLTIIGYSINDSIVTFDRNRELYKQKKRVRDIKDLEEIVNASIRQTLGRSINTVLTVLFPVIALLIFGSESLRNFSFALLVGLVVGTYSSVFVASQIWLMLENRRLKKGKNKKKVEKVESEPQV, encoded by the coding sequence ATGGCAAAGCGTGGTACGAGAATTGCCGCCTTTTTCCTCATCGTTTTATTAATCGGTGGAGTAATTGGTGCGGCAGGAAAAGACATAGCAAAAGGAATTAGTCTAGGACTAGACCTTCGCGGTGGTTTTGAAATTCTGTATGAAGTAAAACCAGCCAAAAAAGGTGATAAAATTGATCGAGAGGCACTTGTAAGTACAGTAGGTGCTCTTGAAAATCGTGTCAATGTTCTCGGTGTAAGTGAGCCGAACATTCAAATCGAGGGGCAAGATCGAATTCGTGTACAGCTTGCTGGTGTACAAGATCAGCAAAAAGCACGTGAGATGTTGTCGACACAAGCGAAATTAACATTCCGTGATGTAGATGACAATCTACTTATGGATGGAACGGATTTAAAAGGCGGCGGAGCGAAGCAAACATTTGATGAGCAAGGCCGTGCGAGCGTAGGTCTTACACTAAAAAGCGCTGAAAAATTCCGTGAAGTAACTGAAAAAATTTCAAAAATGCCACCACCAACGAACTTAATGGTAATTTGGCTTGATTTTGAAGAAGGAAAAGATTCGTATAAAGCAGAATCTGCAAAACCGAATCCTAAGTTCTTATCAGCAGCAACAGTAAGTCAAGTGTTTAACCAAGCTGAAGTATCTATCGTAGGTGGAAATTTCACAGTTGAAAGTGCGAAACAACTTTCATCTTTATTAAATGCAGGTGCACTTCCTGTTGATTTAAAAGAAATGTATTCAACATCTGTTGGAGCGAAATTTGGTCAACAAGCGTTAGAGCAAACGATTTTCGCTAGTGCGATTGGTATCGCTCTTATTTTCTTATTTATGCTTGTATTCTACCGTTTACCAGGACTTGTAGCGGTTATTATGTTAGGTCTATACATTTTCGTTACATTACTTGTCTTTAACTGGATGCATGCAGTTCTTACGTTGCCGGGTATTGCGGCGTTAGTGCTCGGGGTAGGTATCGCAGTTGATGCGAATATTATTACGTACGAGAGACTGAAAGAAGAACTGAAAATTGGTAAGTCAATGATGTCAGCATTCCGTGCTGGTAACCATCGTTCATTAGCAACAATTTTAGATGCAAACGTTACGACTCTTGCAGCAGCTGGTGTGTTATTCGTTTATGGTAATAGCTCTGTAAAAGGATTCGCAACAAGTTTAATCGTAAGTATTTTAGTTGGTTTCATTACGAACGTATTCGGTACTCGTTTCTTACTAGGATTACTTGTAAAGAGCCGCTACTTCGATAAAAAACCAGGATACTTTGGTGTGAAACAAAAGGATATTATTCCATTAACAAAAGGTGTAGTACATCCACCGACAAAATTTGATCGTATTAACTTCGTAAATATCGGTCATAAATTCCTTGTTTTCTCGATTGTAGTTGTAATTGCAGGTGCAATTATCTTACCGATTTTCAAATTGAACCTTGGTATTGACTTTGCGAGTGGTACACGAATCGACTTGCAATCAAAACAAGCAGTTACTGTGTCTGATGTTCATAAAGATTTTAAAGAATTGAACATTGATGTGAAGGAAGAAAATATTGTACCAACTGGAGATGACAATAAAGGATTCGCAGTTCGTACATTAGGTGTTCTATCAAAAGATGAAATTGCGAAAACAAAAACATTCTTCCACGATAAATATGGTACAGATCCAAACGTAAGTACAGTTTCGCCGACAATCGGTAAAGAAATTGCACGAAATGCATTTATCGCAGTATTAATTGCTTCTGCGGTTATCATTTTATACGTAAGTATTCGATTCCGATTTACGTACGCATTATCTGCAGTACTTGCATTATTACATGATGCATTTGTTATGATTGTTATATTTAGTATCTTCCAATTAGAGGTAGACTTAACGTTTATCGCTGCGGTATTAACAATCATCGGTTATTCTATTAATGACTCAATTGTTACGTTTGATAGAAACCGTGAATTATACAAACAGAAAAAACGAGTTCGCGATATAAAAGACTTAGAAGAAATCGTAAATGCAAGTATTCGCCAAACGCTTGGACGTTCGATTAACACCGTATTAACAGTGTTATTCCCAGTCATTGCGTTACTTATCTTCGGTAGTGAGTCACTACGTAACTTCTCGTTTGCGTTACTTGTTGGTTTAGTTGTAGGTACGTACTCTTCTGTTTTCGTTGCTTCTCAAATTTGGTTAATGCTTGAAAACCGTCGTTTGAAAAAGGGTAAAAACAAGAAGAAGGTTGAGAAAGTAGAATCTGAACCGCAAGTATAA